AGGTGGCCCTGCTCCGGGGCAATCAGCTTCACTGTGGAGGTGTGTTGCTCAATGAGCAGTGGGTGCTCACCGCTGCCCACTGCAAGATGAGGTATGTGGCAAGGACTGTGGAACCCACTCTCTGGGTCTCGGTCCCCCTTTCTCAGGGTCTCGGTCCCCCTCCTTCTgggtctctctcctcctctcttggggtctctgtctgcttcCCTTAAGGTCCCTGTCCCTTCTCCCAATGACAGAGTTTCTCTCTGAATGCCACTGTCTCGTCCCAGTGAGTACCAGGTGCACATGGGCAGTGATCAGCTGGGTGATAAGAGAGCCCAGAAGATCCGGGCCACACAGTCATTCCGCCACCCTGGCTACTCCACTCAGACCCATGTTAATGACCTCATGCTTGTGAAGCTGGATCACCAAGCCAGGCTGTCGTCGAGTGTGAGGAAAGTCAAGCTGTCCTCCCACTGTGAACCCCCTGGGACCACATGCACCGTTTCTGGCTGGGGCACCACCACCAGCCCGGATGGTAAGGCTGTCTCAGGGACCCAAGAGCCCTGGCTCCTGACTCCTCCTCACTCGGACCCCAGAGACAAGGAGTCAGGCCCATTTCATGACTTGAGGGTTGAGCCTCTAGCCCCATCTTCCTTCAGGGTCCAAGCACTCTGGGGGCCCCAGGTCCAGGCCTCTGACTGACCACCCCCTCTCTCCAACAGTGACCTTTCCATCGACGCTAATGTGCACAGATGTCAGACTCATCTCCTCCCAGGACTGCAAGAAGGTTTACAAGGACCTGCTGGGAAAGTCCATGCTGTGTGCTGGCATCCCCAACTCCAAGACCAATGCCTGCAATGTGAGACTCCCCTGTCGTCCCCACAATACAGAATCTGTGCACCTGACCCTAGTGCCGAACCTTCCCTTGTACCCCATCCCACCTGAGGGCCAGTTTTCCTAGCTCTCTCTATCCTGTTCTCTGCTGGGGCAGTAGTGGGAGCCCAGGAGGCTGGCATGAccctggggatggggcagaaTGGCAGTGGGAAAGATGATGTTGAGACAGGCAAGTGAGGCACTGGCTTCAAGCCCAAACTTCAAGTGGATGCCAAAAGAAATCATATTCTACTAATGCAATATTCTACAAAATGAGAAtccatgcaggggcacctgggtggctcagtcgattgagcgtccaacttcggctcaagtcatgatcttgcagttcgtgagttcgagccccacgtcaggctctgtgctgacagctcagagcctggagtctgcttcggattctgtgtctccctctctctgcccctcctccactcatgctctctctctctctctctctctctctctgtctcaaaaataaataaacattaaaaaaattaaaaaataaattaaatccatACAAAAAGTCCATGATGAGCAAAATATCAGAATTTTCAGTAAAGAGCAATCAGTCTTACTGAATCATTCATTTGCCTCGGTCTCCAGTAATGATGCAGCATAGCACTGTACTGACCTTGTCTTTATCTAAAGTTGGGATACTGTGCTCAGCATGGACTTTTTCATaccaaatttgatttttttttaagtattgcaTTACAATACTATTTAGTGCAATTATTGAGATTTTGTGCCCAGTGCTAATGTCTTGTCCACCTTATCCCGGTCCTACTTTTTAGGAAAGGAACTATCTCCCCTTCCTCTTTGTTccc
This genomic interval from Panthera leo isolate Ple1 chromosome E2, P.leo_Ple1_pat1.1, whole genome shotgun sequence contains the following:
- the KLK7 gene encoding kallikrein-7 isoform X4, which encodes MSSEKCQARHTAGTQEMKAASFWIDGILLWSLALRSAAQEAQGDKSGEKIIDGVPCTRGSQPWQVALLRGNQLHCGGVLLNEQWVLTAAHCKMSEYQVHMGSDQLGDKRAQKIRATQSFRHPGYSTQTHVNDLMLVKLDHQARLSSSVRKVKLSSHCEPPGTTCTVSGWGTTTSPDVTFPSTLMCTDVRLISSQDCKKVYKDLLGKSMLCAGIPNSKTNACNGDSGGPLMCKGTLQGLVSWGTFPCGQPNDPGVYTQVCKYFKWINETMRRHG
- the KLK7 gene encoding kallikrein-7 isoform X2 codes for the protein MHFWSPSRRGPSSAWQPLVRLREATMAGSLLLPLQILLWSLALRSAAQEAQGDKSGEKIIDGVPCTRGSQPWQVALLRGNQLHCGGVLLNEQWVLTAAHCKMSEYQVHMGSDQLGDKRAQKIRATQSFRHPGYSTQTHVNDLMLVKLDHQARLSSSVRKVKLSSHCEPPGTTCTVSGWGTTTSPDVTFPSTLMCTDVRLISSQDCKKVYKDLLGKSMLCAGIPNSKTNACNGDSGGPLMCKGTLQGLVSWGTFPCGQPNDPGVYTQVCKYFKWINETMRRHG
- the KLK7 gene encoding kallikrein-7 isoform X1, with translation MPVLRQDHELEDESSGKGSGHSPSRRGPSSAWQPLVRLREATMAGSLLLPLQILLWSLALRSAAQEAQGDKSGEKIIDGVPCTRGSQPWQVALLRGNQLHCGGVLLNEQWVLTAAHCKMSEYQVHMGSDQLGDKRAQKIRATQSFRHPGYSTQTHVNDLMLVKLDHQARLSSSVRKVKLSSHCEPPGTTCTVSGWGTTTSPDVTFPSTLMCTDVRLISSQDCKKVYKDLLGKSMLCAGIPNSKTNACNGDSGGPLMCKGTLQGLVSWGTFPCGQPNDPGVYTQVCKYFKWINETMRRHG
- the KLK7 gene encoding kallikrein-7 isoform X3, with amino-acid sequence MGPSRRGPSSAWQPLVRLREATMAGSLLLPLQILLWSLALRSAAQEAQGDKSGEKIIDGVPCTRGSQPWQVALLRGNQLHCGGVLLNEQWVLTAAHCKMSEYQVHMGSDQLGDKRAQKIRATQSFRHPGYSTQTHVNDLMLVKLDHQARLSSSVRKVKLSSHCEPPGTTCTVSGWGTTTSPDVTFPSTLMCTDVRLISSQDCKKVYKDLLGKSMLCAGIPNSKTNACNGDSGGPLMCKGTLQGLVSWGTFPCGQPNDPGVYTQVCKYFKWINETMRRHG